Genomic window (Mesorhizobium sp. M4B.F.Ca.ET.058.02.1.1):
ACCAAGGGTTCGCCATTGCGCAACGACGGCGATGTCGACACCACTTTCGCCGACACGCCGCGCGAAAAAATCGTCGAGGCCGACTATGCAGTGCCGTACCTGGCGCACGCAACGATGGAGCCGATGAACGCCACGGCGCGGCTGAAGGACGGCGCCCTCGACATCTGGTGCGGCAACCAGGCGCCGACGCTGGTGCGGCAGCTGTGCGCCAACGCGGTCGGCATCGAGCAGGACAAGGTCGCGGTGCACACCACCTTCCTCGGCGGCGGCTTCGGCCGGCGCGTCGAGATGGATTATGCACTGTGCGCGGCGCTGATGGCCAAGGAAGCCGGCGGCCGCCCGGTCAAGGTGACCTGGACGCGCGAAGAGGACATGCGCCACGACGCCTACCGCCCCGCGGCAATCGGCAAGTTCCAGGCGCGGCTCGGCGACGATGGCCTGCCGGTCGCCGTCGAAATGAAGATATCGTCGCCATCGATGATCGCCAGCACCTTGCGGAGGCTGTTTCCGTCGCTATCGGCAATGGGGCCGGACAAGACCATCGTCGACGGCGCGTACGACCAGCCCTACACGATCCCGAACTACCGGGTGAGCGGCATCGCCGCGCCCGTCTCCATTCCCGTCGGTTCGTGGCGATCGGTCGGCAGCTCGATCAACGGCTTCTTCCATGAAGGCTTCATGGACGAGATCGCGGCCGCTGGGAAAACCGATCCGGTCGAATTGCGCAAGAAGCTGATGGCCGCTTATCCGTCGGCGGTGAAAGTGGTCGAGACCGTCGCCGGGATGGCGAAATGGGGCGAGGCGCTGCCGGCCGGCAAGGCGAAGGGCATGGCCTTCACGCTGTCCTTCGGCAGCTGGGTCGGCGAGATCGTACAGGTCGCGGACACGCCGGCCGGCATCCGCATCGAGAAGGTGTGGATCGCTGCCGATGTTGGTACCGCGCTCGATCCCGACATCATCAAGGCGCAGCTCATCTCCGCCGCCATCTACGGCCTGTCGGCGGCGATGGGCCAGGAAATCACCTTCGCCGACGGCATGGTCGAGCAGTCGAATTTCCACGATTTCGACGCCATGCGCATCTTCCAGTGTCCGGTGTTCGAGGTCGCGGTGCTGGAGAATTTCCACAAGATGGGCGGCGTCGGCGAGGTCGGCACGCCGCCGGCGGCGCCGGCGCTCGCCAATGCCATCTTCGCGCTGACCGGTAAGCGCATCCGTAGGTTGCCGTTGTCCAAAGCGGTGGCCTTCGCATGAGGAAGCTTCATATCATGCTGACGCCTGCTGCCATCATGTTCTTGGCGGCACCTTTCGCAGCCGCTCAGGAGAGCCAATCGCCGGCGCCGGTGAAGGTCGATGCAGCCAGAGGGCTGCCCGAATGGGACAAGGTCTATAAGGTATTCTCGCATCCGCGCTGCGCCGATTGCCATGTCGCCGATGACCGCCCGCGCTGGTCGGGCGCGCATTATGGCGGCACCCGCGTGCATGGCTTCAACGTTCAGCGCGGGAGCGACGGCTCCGGCTTCGGCAATCCGGGCCTGCGCTGCACGACCTGCCATTTCTCCAGTAATTCCAAGGCATTGCACGGGCCGCCGGGAGCCGAGAACTGGCACCTGGCGCCGGCCGAGATGGTCTGGTTCGGAAAATCCTCGGCTGAAATCTGCGCCCAGATCAAGGACCCTGCCCGCAATGGCGGGCGCAGCCTGCAGGATGTGGCGCTGCATGTTCGCGACGACAAGCTGGTCGCCTGGGGCTGGGCGCCGGGGGCTGATCGAGAGCCGGCCCCAGGCTCGGCAAAGGAGACATACAATGCGATCGAGAACTGGATGGCGGCGGGCGCGCCCTGTCCGGCAGCGCAATGATCCATCAAACTTTCTGACTATTTTGCGTTGCAACTTTGAGGTAGAAGCGGCGCTTCGCCGATCACGGCAAATTGAATAGGGCCTTGCGCGCACCCATATCGGCGACGCGCCCGCATTTAAAAAAGCGGCCTGGCCGAACCCCGCAGTGGAAAACGACGATGCCGAAAATCAGGTTTCACAAGCTTGCAGCCATTGTTGTGCTCATTGGATTCGCAGCCTGGATGGGAACGGGAGAGTTTTCATCCGTGGGCAGCGCCGCCGCCGACAATCCGAAGGCGGGAGACGCCCCAAAGGCAACGCAGCCCGAGGTCGGAGCACCGAAGACGGCTGACGCCGAGCCGAAGGCGCCGCTGCGCACCGTCGCGGTGGTGACGCCGCCGCGCAAGACCTATGCGCGGGCGATACGAATCTCGGGGCTGACGGAGGCCGACAAGCGGGCGGTGCTGGCGACGCGTGTCGCCGGTGTCATCGACCAGCTGCCGGTCAAGCAGGGCCAGCGCGTCAAGACCGGCGACCTGGTGCTGATGCTGGCGGCCGAGGAGAAGATCTCCAACGTCGACAACGCCAAGCAGCTTCTGGTGCAGCGCCAGGCCGAACTGGAAGCGGCCCTGCGGCTGATGAAAACCGGCAATCTGCCCGCACTGCAGCTCGACACCGCGCGCTCGAACCTGACGTCCGCGCAATCCCAGCTGGAGACCGCGCAAGCCGAGCTCGACCGCAACGAGGTCAAGGCGCCGTTCGATGGCGTCATCGACCGCATTCCGGTGGAACTCGGCAGCTCGGTGATGCAGGGCGGCGAGGTGGCGACCATCCTCAAGCTCGACCCGGTGATCGCGCGCGGCGAGGTCAGCGAGCGCGACCTGCGTTACATCAAGATCGGCGACGAGGCCAATGTGCGCCTGGTCAACGACCAGAAGGTGACCGGCACGGTTCGCTACATCAGCCGCGACGCCTCATCGCAGACCCGAACCTTCCGCGTCGAGGTGGCGATCCCCAATGCCGATGGCGCCATCCCCGCCGGCATGACGGCCGAAATCACGCTCAGCGCGCAGCCGACCGATGCGGTCATGCTGCCGCGTTCGGTGGTGACGCTGGGCGACAAGGGCGACCTTGGCATCCGCGCCGTCGGCAAGGACAACAAGGTGGCGTTCTATCCGATCGATCTCGTCGACGACACGCCGAACGGGCTGGTGCTGGGCGGCATTCCGCAGGACGCCCGCATCATCGTCGCCGGCCAGGAGCTGGTAAAGGAAGGCGACGCGGTCAAGCCGGTCGAGGCCGACCAGGCAACAATCAACAAGCTGATCGGCGAAGCCACCGCCGGCACGCAGTAGCGCGGCCAGGCGCCGGGCGCTGCCCGGCGACGGCTAGGTCGCTGCTCCTCGAAGACAACAGCAGGCATAAGTCATGGATATCGTCAGACTCGCCATCCACAACGCCCGCCTCACAATATCCGCGCTGCTGTTCCTGCTCGTGGCGGGCTGGGTCGCCTATCAGTCGACGCCGAAGGAAGCGGAGCCCGACGTTCCGATTCCGATGATGTATATCAGCCTGATTTACCAGGGCATCTCGCCGGAGGATTCCGAGCGCCTTCTTCTGCGCCCGATGGAAAGCAAGCTGAAGAACCTCAAGGGCCTCAAGGAGATGCGTTCGGCCGCCTTCCAGGGCGGCGGCTACGTGCTCGTCGAGTTCCAGCCGCAAACCAATCTAGCGACCGCGCTGCAGGACACGCGCAGCAAGGTGCAGGACGCCAAGGCCGATCTGCCGCAGGCCGCCGAGGAACCGACGGTCAACGAGGTCAACGTTTCCGAATTTCCGGTTCTAGTCGTGACGCTTTCGGGCGACGTGCCGGAGCGCGTGCTGACGGCGGCGGCGCGCGAACTGCGCGACCGCATCGAGGAAGTGCCTGGCGTGCTGGAGGGTTCGCTGCAGGGCGCCCGCGACGATCTGGTCGAAGTGGTCATCGATCCGGTCAAGCTGTCGTCCTACGGGCTGCAGCTCGACCAGGTCATGCAAGGCGTCGGCGCCTCCAACAGCCTGGTCGCCGCCGGCAATCTCGAGGGCTCGGAAGGCAAATACGCCGTCAAGGTGCCGTCGCTGATCGAGACGCCTGAGGACGTCGCCAACCTGCCGGTCGTCGCCACGCCAAATGCCGTGGTGCAGGCCAAGGACGTCGCCACCATCCGCTCCACCTTCAAGGATGCCGAGACGGTGACGCGCCTTGACGGCAAACCGGCGATCGCCATTGAGGTGAAGAAACGAATCGGCGCCAATCTGATCGACACGCTGAACCACGTCAGGGAAGTGTCCGACAGCTTCATCAAGACGATGCCGGAAGGCATGCACGTCACCTACACGCAGGATAAGTCGGTCTTCGTCAACCAGTTGCTCGGCGACCTGCAGAACCACGTGATGATCGCCGTCATCCTGGTGTTCATCGTCATCCTCTACGCTTTGTCAGGCCGCGCTTCCTTGCTGATTGGCCTCGCCATCCCGTCGTCCTTCCTGATCGGCATCCTTCTGCTCGCCATGATGGGCTACACGATCAACATGATCGTGCTGTTCAGCCTCATCCTGGCGGTCGGCATGCTGGTCGACGATGCCATCATCGTCACCGAATTCGCGGAACGGCGCATGAGCGAGGGCATGCCGAAGGCGGATGCTTTCGCGCTGGCCGCAAGGCGCATGGCCGGCCCGGTCATCGCCGCGACGATGACGCGCATCGCCGCGTTCTCGCCGCTCTTGTTCTGGCCTGGCATCATCGGCGACTTCATGAAATACATGCCGATCACGCTGATCGTGACGCTGTCGGCCTCGATGCTCTATGCGCTGGTGTTCGCGCCGACGCTGGGCGCCATCTTCGCCAAGGCGCCCAAGCATCACGAGGACGAGAACCGCGACGGCTGGTACATGGCGCTGGTCAAGCAGGCGGTGCGCTTCCCGATCACCGTCATCCTGCTCACCGTCGGCCTTTTGGTCGGCGTCGGCTTCGCCTACTCGAAATACGGCGCCGGCGTCGAGTTCTTCCCCAGCGTCGAGCCGGATTACGGCCTGCTCTACGTGCATGCGCGCGGCAATCTTTCGCTGGCCGAGATGGACGCCGCCACCAAGGAAGCGGAGAACCGGCTGCTCGGCTGGCCGGGCGTCAAGTCGGTCTACACGCGCGCCGGCAAGACGCAGGGCGGCGGCCAGGATATCCCCGAAGATGTCGTCGGCGTCATCCAGTACGAGTTCGTCGACTGGCGCGAGCGCAAGTCGGCCAACCAGATCCTCAGCGATCTGCGCGGCGTCATGGCAGGCATTCCCGGCGTCGATGTCGAAGTGCGTGTGCCGGAGGCAGGCCCGCCGACCGGCAAGCCGATCCAGATCAGGCTTTCGGCCGCCGACCCCAAGGGCCTCGACGACAAGGCACGCGCGGTGGCGGCGCGGATCGCCAAGATACCCAACGTCATCGACATTTCGGACGGCCTGCCGCCGCCCGGCGTCGACTGGGCGCTCGAGGTCGACCGCGCCAAGGCGGCGCAATACGGCATCAGCCCGACCTCGGTCGGAACGGTGGTGCAGCTGGTGACCAACGGCTTGAAGCTCTCGGAATACCGGCCCGCCGGGGCGGACGACGCGGTCGACATCAGGCTGCGGCTACCCGAGGACCGGCGCACGCTGTCGACGCTCGATGAGTTGAGAGTGCAGACCTCGCAAGGGTCGGTGCCGATCTCGAACTTCGTCGTGCGCAAGCCCGAGCCGACGGTCGGCATCCTCAACCGCATCGACGGCGCGCGAACAGTGGTGGTGCAAGCCAATGTCAGCGCCGGCGCGCAGGTCGCGGCGGTGCAGCAGGAGGTCACCAAGGCCGTCTCCGAGATGGATCTCGGCAGTGGCATCCGCTGGAAGCTCGCCGGCTCCAACGAGGACAGCGCCGAGGCCGGCGCCTTCCTCAGTAAGGCCTTCGGCGCGGCGATCTTCCTGATCTTCCTGGTGCTGCTCATGCAGTTCAACAAGTTCACCAGCGTCTGGCTGGTGCTGTCCTGCGTGGTCATGGCGACGGTCGGTGTGTTCCTCGGGCTGCTTCTGACGGGCGAGGCCTTCGGAATCGTCATGTCCGGCATCGGCGTCATCGCGCTGGCCGGCGTGGTGGTGAACAACAACATCGTGCTGATCGACACCTACGACCGGCTGCGCGAGGAAGGCTGGGACAAGATGGACGCGGTGCTGCAGACCTGCCGCGAGCGTGCCCGTCCGGTGGTGTTGACGGCGGTGTCGGCCATCCTCGGCGTGCTGCCGATCGCCTTCGGCCTTGGCCTCGAAATCTTCCATCACGAGACGACGATCAACGCGCCGTCGACGCAGTGGTGGATTTCGCTGTCGTCGGCGATCGTCTTCGGCCTCTCCTTCGCCACCTTGCTGACGCTGGTGGTGACGCCGTCGATGCTGATGGTGTTCACGCGCAGCAAGGATAGCCGCTTCAACGCGTTTTTCGGGCGGCTGTTCCGGCGCGGCAAGGGCAAGGTTTCAACGACCGTTGCCGACCACAGTGCAGGCGCCGAGCCGGCAATCGCCTTCCAGAAAGCTGCCGAATAAGTCAACTCAACCAGCAAGATAAAGGCCGCCCGGGGAACAACCGGGCGGCCTTTTGCATTGTTCCGGCATAACTTCACCTCACGGCGAGGGCTTTCTCATGACGATCAGCACACTTCTCGTCATTATTCTCATCCTCATCCTGATCGGCGCCGTGCCGGCATGGCCGCATTCGCGCTCCTGGGGCTACGGCCCTTCGGGCATCGTCGGCGTCATCCTGGTGGTGCTTTTGATCCTGCTGCTGATGGGCAGGATCTGATCCTTATGCGACCGAGCCATGTCACGGCTCGGTCGTTGTCAGCTCAAATCAGGCGGCCGCGCGTGGGGCGGGCGCGACGGCAATGCCGATGTCCCGCATGGCTTCCTTCACCGCCTGATCGAGCGGGGTGTGTGGGATTTCGCCA
Coding sequences:
- a CDS encoding efflux RND transporter periplasmic adaptor subunit, whose protein sequence is MPKIRFHKLAAIVVLIGFAAWMGTGEFSSVGSAAADNPKAGDAPKATQPEVGAPKTADAEPKAPLRTVAVVTPPRKTYARAIRISGLTEADKRAVLATRVAGVIDQLPVKQGQRVKTGDLVLMLAAEEKISNVDNAKQLLVQRQAELEAALRLMKTGNLPALQLDTARSNLTSAQSQLETAQAELDRNEVKAPFDGVIDRIPVELGSSVMQGGEVATILKLDPVIARGEVSERDLRYIKIGDEANVRLVNDQKVTGTVRYISRDASSQTRTFRVEVAIPNADGAIPAGMTAEITLSAQPTDAVMLPRSVVTLGDKGDLGIRAVGKDNKVAFYPIDLVDDTPNGLVLGGIPQDARIIVAGQELVKEGDAVKPVEADQATINKLIGEATAGTQ
- a CDS encoding efflux RND transporter permease subunit; translation: MDIVRLAIHNARLTISALLFLLVAGWVAYQSTPKEAEPDVPIPMMYISLIYQGISPEDSERLLLRPMESKLKNLKGLKEMRSAAFQGGGYVLVEFQPQTNLATALQDTRSKVQDAKADLPQAAEEPTVNEVNVSEFPVLVVTLSGDVPERVLTAAARELRDRIEEVPGVLEGSLQGARDDLVEVVIDPVKLSSYGLQLDQVMQGVGASNSLVAAGNLEGSEGKYAVKVPSLIETPEDVANLPVVATPNAVVQAKDVATIRSTFKDAETVTRLDGKPAIAIEVKKRIGANLIDTLNHVREVSDSFIKTMPEGMHVTYTQDKSVFVNQLLGDLQNHVMIAVILVFIVILYALSGRASLLIGLAIPSSFLIGILLLAMMGYTINMIVLFSLILAVGMLVDDAIIVTEFAERRMSEGMPKADAFALAARRMAGPVIAATMTRIAAFSPLLFWPGIIGDFMKYMPITLIVTLSASMLYALVFAPTLGAIFAKAPKHHEDENRDGWYMALVKQAVRFPITVILLTVGLLVGVGFAYSKYGAGVEFFPSVEPDYGLLYVHARGNLSLAEMDAATKEAENRLLGWPGVKSVYTRAGKTQGGGQDIPEDVVGVIQYEFVDWRERKSANQILSDLRGVMAGIPGVDVEVRVPEAGPPTGKPIQIRLSAADPKGLDDKARAVAARIAKIPNVIDISDGLPPPGVDWALEVDRAKAAQYGISPTSVGTVVQLVTNGLKLSEYRPAGADDAVDIRLRLPEDRRTLSTLDELRVQTSQGSVPISNFVVRKPEPTVGILNRIDGARTVVVQANVSAGAQVAAVQQEVTKAVSEMDLGSGIRWKLAGSNEDSAEAGAFLSKAFGAAIFLIFLVLLMQFNKFTSVWLVLSCVVMATVGVFLGLLLTGEAFGIVMSGIGVIALAGVVVNNNIVLIDTYDRLREEGWDKMDAVLQTCRERARPVVLTAVSAILGVLPIAFGLGLEIFHHETTINAPSTQWWISLSSAIVFGLSFATLLTLVVTPSMLMVFTRSKDSRFNAFFGRLFRRGKGKVSTTVADHSAGAEPAIAFQKAAE
- a CDS encoding xanthine dehydrogenase family protein molybdopterin-binding subunit is translated as MASIGKIARRTFLIGAAAVAGGVAVGYYYYRKPFANPLEADLGKGEATFNPYVKIGADNTITIVAPRAEMGQGVSTTLAAMVAEELDVGLDQVKVEHGPASYAYYNAAILQEGGPFPFFDESMTAEAVRSGLGVVGKLLALQGTGGSSSMRDGFDKMRQAGAAARQMLISAAAQKLGVSAGELETANGAVLHKASGKSVTYGEVAASASAMPPPAEVRLKDKADWKLLGKPQKRVDMLAKVTGAPIFGIDVRLPEMLYGTVKMSPRFWSKPVSADLSKAAKMPGVVKIVPIETSYGHGFGVIAENTWAAFRAAEAIEAKWADPEYPLDSAAIDEAMKQALTTKGSPLRNDGDVDTTFADTPREKIVEADYAVPYLAHATMEPMNATARLKDGALDIWCGNQAPTLVRQLCANAVGIEQDKVAVHTTFLGGGFGRRVEMDYALCAALMAKEAGGRPVKVTWTREEDMRHDAYRPAAIGKFQARLGDDGLPVAVEMKISSPSMIASTLRRLFPSLSAMGPDKTIVDGAYDQPYTIPNYRVSGIAAPVSIPVGSWRSVGSSINGFFHEGFMDEIAAAGKTDPVELRKKLMAAYPSAVKVVETVAGMAKWGEALPAGKAKGMAFTLSFGSWVGEIVQVADTPAGIRIEKVWIAADVGTALDPDIIKAQLISAAIYGLSAAMGQEITFADGMVEQSNFHDFDAMRIFQCPVFEVAVLENFHKMGGVGEVGTPPAAPALANAIFALTGKRIRRLPLSKAVAFA
- a CDS encoding DUF3309 family protein; its protein translation is MTISTLLVIILILILIGAVPAWPHSRSWGYGPSGIVGVILVVLLILLLMGRI